From a single Xiphophorus maculatus strain JP 163 A chromosome 5, X_maculatus-5.0-male, whole genome shotgun sequence genomic region:
- the LOC102220164 gene encoding THO complex subunit 4 translates to MADKMSMSLDEIIKMNKREGRGGEGGGFRRGGSSGRGGGSSRPPAAARSRENNFHRDRNNRAAPYTRPRELPDKWQHDMFEENEGGGSAVPERRVDDSSKLLISNLDFGVSDSDIKELFEEFGPIKTALVHYDRSGRSKGMADVYFVNKADAIKAMKNYNGVPLDGRPMKIQQESSEVQTQSSSRGFDRSRLGQPRFERRPGGSSGGFRGRGRGGERRPQLSAEELDAQLDAYKSECKMDTS, encoded by the exons ATGGCTGACAAGATGAGCATGTCCCTGGATGAGATTATCAAGATGAACAAGAGAGAGGGCCGCGGCGGAGAAGGAGGAGGCTTCAGGCGGGGAGGAAGTTCAGGTCGAGGCGGTGGATCGTCGAGGCCGCCGGCGGCGGCGAGGAGCCGAGAGAACAACTTTCACCGCGACAGGAACAACAGAGCAGCTCCTTACACCAGA CCCAGAGAGCTGCCAGACAAATGGCAGCATGACATGTTTGAGGAGAATGAAGGTGGAGGAAGTGCAGTACCAGAAAGAAGAGTAGACGATAGTAGCAAGCTTCTGATTTCCAATCTGGATTTCGGCGTTTCTGATTCCGATATCAAG GAGCTGTTTGAAGAATTTGGCCCCATAAAGACTGCATTGGTACACTATGACCGGTCGGGCCGGAGTAAAGGAATGGCAGATGTCTACTTTGTAAATAAAGCTGATGCCATCAAAGCCATGAAGAATTACAATGGTGTTCCTCTTGAtg GTCGTCCCATGAAAATCCAGCAAGAATCATCAGAAGTTCAAACACAGAG CTCAAGCAGAGGTTTTGACCGCAGCAGGCTCGGTCAGCCCCGGTTTGAAAGAAGACCAGGTGGGAGCAGTGGAGGTTTCAGAGGTCGAGGGAGGGGAGGTGAAAGAAGACCCCAGCTGTCAGCAGAGGAGTTAGATGCTCAGTTGGACGCTTACAAATCAGAG tgTAAGATGGACACCAGTTAA